A window of the Salmo trutta chromosome 25, fSalTru1.1, whole genome shotgun sequence genome harbors these coding sequences:
- the LOC115162371 gene encoding gremlin-1 yields the protein MARSAYILCRMVFILGLLSYTVASKRNRGSQGAIPHPDKNNPNESEQQPQAPQAGSGSRRREKSSAAPAEEVLESSQEALHVTERRYLKRDWCKTQPLKQTIHEEGCISRTIINRFCYGQCNSFYIPRHVRREEGAFQSCSFCKPKRFTTMTFTLNCPDQQPSTKKKRIQRVKQCRCISIDLD from the coding sequence ATGGCCAGATCGGCGTATATCCTCTGTCGCATGGTTTTCATCCTGGGGCTGCTCTCATATACAGTGGCTTCCAAAAGGAACAGGGGCTCCCAAGGCGCCATCCCTCATCCTGACAAAAACAACCCAAACGAATCGGAGCAGCAACCACAGGCACCGCAGGCGGGCTCTGGTTCCCGACGGCGGGAAAAGAGTTCTGCTGCACCGGCTGAGGAGGTGCTGGAGTCCAGCCAAGAAGCGTTGCATGTCACTGAGCGCCGCTATCTGAAACGCGACTGGTGCAAGACCCAGCCACTCAAACAGACCATCCACGAGGAGGGCTGCATCAGCCGCACTATCATTAACAGGTTCTGCTATGGACAGTGTAATTCTTTTTACATCCCCAGACATGTCCGTAGGGAAGAGGGAGCCTTCCAGTCTTGCTCGTTCTGCAAGCCGAAACGATTTACTACCATGACTTTCACTTTGAATTGTCCGGACCAGCAGCCGTCCACCAAGAAGAAGCGCATCCAGCGCGTAAAGCAGTGCCGCTGCATCTCCATAGACTTGGACTAG